The proteins below come from a single Conger conger chromosome 10, fConCon1.1, whole genome shotgun sequence genomic window:
- the rft1 gene encoding protein RFT1 homolog, with product MTAKDVLENATALASYNVLLQVMFRVLTFLLNAFTLRFVSKELIGVVNVRLTLLYSTLVFLSREAFRRACLSSKTEHNWRQIINLLWLTVPLGVLWASVLGCVWLWLLEAPDPQAIPHYGPAVGLFALAALQELLAEPLWVLAQAHMFVRLKVVAESLAMVARCVLTMVLVVWAPQWGLYIFSAAQLVYTGFLVMCYAVFFLRFLSSGEAERQAFPLCRVGDLLPSRVGGESVVNSKLARLTWSFFKQSFLKQILTEGERYVMTFLNVLNFGDQGIYDIVNNLGSMVARFVFLPIEESFYVFFAKVLERGKEVQLQKREEVAMAAEVLECLLKFVLVVGLIITVFGYAYSYLALDLYGGSLLSSGTGPSLLRCYSGYVLLLAVNGVTECFTFAAMSKEEVDRYNLVMLGLSVSFLSLSYFLTWWLGSVGFILANCLNMGLRISHSLFFIRRYFLHSPWTPLRGLSPSPVLLLVLALSAGLTALSEGALCCDRGWALRLTHVGVGAVCLLAVLATVVFTETKLVHFIRTQLLSRYTKKEA from the exons ATGACAGCTAAAGATGTGCTTGAAAATGCCACAGCGCTCGCGTCATACAATGTTTTGCTTCAG GTGATGTTTCGTGTTCTCACCTTCCTTCTGAATGCCTTCACCCTCCGCTTTGTGTCCAAGGAGCTGATCGGTGTGGTTAATGTCAG GTTGACGCTACTCTACTCAACCTTGGTCTTCCTGTCCAGAGAGGCCTTCCGCAGGGCCTGCTTGAGtagcaagactgagcacaacTGGAGACAGATCATCAACCTGCTGTGGCTGAC GGTGCCGCTGGGTGTGCTGTGGGCGtctgtgctgggctgtgtgtggctgtggctcttgGAGGCTCCGGATCCCCAGGCCATCCCCCACTATGGCCCTGCCGTGGGCCTCTTTGCCCTGGCCGCTCTGCAGGAGCTGCTGGCTGAGCCCCTCTGGGTGCTGGCCCAGGCCCACATGTTCGTGCGCCTCAAG gtggtGGCGGAGAGCTTGGCCATGGTGGCACGGTGCGTGCTGACCATGGTGCTGGTGGTGTGGGCCCCGCAGTGGGGGCTCTACATCTTCTCTGCAGCCCAG CTGGTGTACACTGGGTTCCTGGTGATGTGCTATGCTGTATTCTTCCTGCGTTTTCTGAGCTCTGGGGAGGCTGAGAGACAGGCCTTCCCCCTGTGCCGCGTGGGTGATCTACTGCCGTCAAGAGTAGGCGGGGAG TCAGTGGTTAACTCAAAACTGGCCAGACTGACCTGGAGCTTTTTCAAGCAGTCTTTTCTGAAGCAGATCCTCACTGAAG GTGAGCGCTACGTAATGACTTTCTTGAACGTGCTGAACTTTGGGGACCAGG GAATATATGACATTGTGAACAACCTAGGGTCCATGGTGGCTCGGTTTGTGTTCCTGCCTATTGAGGAGAGCTTCTATGTGTTCTTCGCCAAGGTGCTAGAGAGGGGAAAGGAGGTCCAGCTCCAGAAGAGA GAGGAGGTTGCCATGGCAGCTGAGGTGTTGGAATGTCTCCTAAAATTTGTGCTTGTGGTTGGCCTGATCATCACTGTGTTTGGCTACGCCTACTCTTACCTGGCACTGGACTTATACGGGGGATCTCTGCTGAGCAGTGGAACAG gtcCCAGTCTGCTGCGCTGCTACAGTGGTTATGTGCTCCTGCTTGCTGTGAATGGAGTGACAGAGTGCTTCACCTTTGCTGCCATGAGTAAAGAGGAGGTGGACAG GTATAACCTGGTGATGCTGGGGCTGTCCgtgtccttcctctccctgtcctACTTCCTGACCTGGTGGCTGGGCAGTGTTGGCTTCATCCTGGCTAACTGCCTGAACATGGGCCTGCGCATCAGCCACAGCCTGTTCTTCATCCGCCGCTACTTCCTGCACAGCCCCTGGACGCCGCTGCGTGGCCTGAGCCCCTCCCCCGTGCTGCTGCTCGTCCTGGCCCTCAGCGCCGGCCTCACCGCCCTCTCAGAG ggggCGTTGTGCTGTGACAGAGGCTGGGCGTTGAGACTGACTCACGTGGGCGTGGGCGCGGTCTGCCTGCTGGCGGTGCTGGCCACGGTCGTCTTCACAGAGACCAAACTCGTTCACTTCATCCGAACACAGCTGCTGTCTCGGTACACCAAGAAAGAGGCCTAG